One Fusarium poae strain DAOMC 252244 chromosome 4, whole genome shotgun sequence DNA window includes the following coding sequences:
- a CDS encoding hypothetical protein (SECRETED:SignalP(1-20)), translated as MKSLLSLAILPLALISGTSAASNCRCMPSDACWPSNNAWASFNKTVDGTLIKTVPIGTPCHDPTYDADACAALQEAWSLPQTHIESSSSVMQQFFANQSCDPWLAQSRPCLIGNYPSYAVKVSNARQVAAAVRFANDNNIRLVIRNTAHDYFGRSTGAASLAIWTHHLKTKEVIQWSDKLYSGPAFKLGAGIQGAEAVEFANSKGLTGVPGECPTVGLAGFTLGGGHSPLSTSFGLGADNTLEFEVVTAAGRIVRASAKENSDLYWALSGGGAGNFAVVTSMTVRAHKTTTIGGATLTLGAGTDKDVYYAALAKFHELLPAMIDHGPTVVYLVTAAGLSIKPVTLANSTGDYVRDKVLAPFTDYLTKNGLKHTVSYTTLGFRDHYDLYNGPLPNGHIDSSQFQYGGRLIPRSVLENDNVAFSKVIRSLLSSGLVMAGSSGTFKAPRGVSNAVLPAWRKAIMSMQMGTLWDPLRWEDMLADQKKITEVYMPQIIAVTPGSGTYMNEADFNQPNWQETFYGTNWDRLMTIKKKWDPKSLLYNWRGVNSEVWNVAKDGRMCRV; from the exons ATGAAGTCCCTTCTTTCGCTGGCAATCTTGCCACTAGCATTAATTTCCGGTACTAGTGCCGCCTCCAATTGTCGATGCATGCCAAGCGACGCTTGCTGGCCCTCGAACAACGCTTGGGCATCCTTCAACAAGACTGTTGATGGAACCCTTATCAAGACCGTGCCCATCGGAACACCATGCCACGATCCCACATACGACGCTGATGCTTGCGCAGCCTTGCAGGAAGCTTGGTCGTTACCACAGACTCA CATCGAGTCATCTTCCTCGGTAATGCAACAATTCTTTGCCAATCAGAGCTGCGATCCATGGTTAGCACAGAGTCGTCCTTGTCTTATCGGAAATTATCCCAGCTACGCTGTCAAGGTCTCCAATGCGCGGCAAGTCGCGGCTGCTGTCCGCTTTgccaacgacaacaacatcCGTTTGGTCATTCGCAATACGGCACACGA CTACTTTGGTCGTTCCACAGGTGCAGCCTCACTTGCTATCTGGACGCACCATCTAAAGACAAAGGAAGTCATCCAATGGTCCGACAAACTATACTCTGGTCCTGCATTCAAACTGGGCGCGGGTATCCAAGGCGCTGAAGCCGTCGAGTTTGCCAACTCTAAGGGTCTCACTGGTGTTCCTGGTGAGTGTCCTACTGTTGGTCTGGCTGGTTTTACCCTCGGCGGTGGTCATTCTCCGCTGAGCACCAGCTTTGGTCTTGGCGCCGATAACACCTTGGAGTTCGAAGTCGTCACTGCCGCCGGTCGTATAGTTCGTGCCTCTGCCAAAGAGAACAGCGATCTATACTGGGCTCTGAGCGGTGGCGGCGCTGGAAACTTTGCTGTTGTGACATCCATGACTGTTCGCGCTCACAAGACAACTACTATCGGCGGTGCTACTTTGACTCTGGGCGCAGGAACAGATAAGGATGTGTACTATGCTGCCCTCGCCAAGTTCCATGAGCTTCTGCCTGCCATGATTGATCATGGTCCTACCGTCGTTTACCTGGTGACTGCTGCTGGTCTTTCCATCAAGCCTGTTACTCTTGCTAACTCGACGGGTGACTACGTTCGTGACAAGGTTCTTGCTCCATTCACCGATTACCTCACCAAGAATGGTCTTAAGCACACCGTTTCCTATACAACACTGGGTTTCCGAGACCATTATGACCTCTACAACGGCCCTCTTCCCAATGGTCACATCGACTCGTCTCAATTCCAGTACGGCGGCCGTCTGATTCCTCGATCTGTTCTCGAGAACGACAATGTCGCTTTCAGCAAGGTGATTCGCAGTCTTTTGTCCAGCGGTCTCGTCATGGCTGGCAGCAGCGGCACATTCAAGGCACCTCGGGGTGTCTCAAATGCTGTCCTCCCTGCATGGCGCAAGGCCATTATGTCGATGCAGATGGGAACTCTCTGGGACCCTCTTCGTTGGGAGGACATGCTTGCGGACCAGAAGAAGATCACCGAGGTTTACATGCCTCAGATAATCGCCGTGACTCCTGGTAGCGGGACTTACATGAACGAAGCCGACTTTAACCAGCCCAACTGGCAGGAGACCTTTTACGGCACTAACTGGGATCGTCTCATGACTATCAAGAAGAAGTGGGATCCCAAGTCGTTGCTCTACAACTGGCGAGGTGTTAACAGCGAGGTATGGAATGTTGCAAAGGATGGTCGTATGTGCAGGGTTTGA
- a CDS encoding hypothetical protein (SECRETED:SignalP(1-19)~TransMembrane:7 (n3-14c19/20o101-122i134-155o175-201i213-235o255-274i294-318o338-359i)) codes for MRLLRTFLAGLVALPMALTFDDKATAVLSTLPKCAAKCLITNLLTSTCELEDVQCTCMNTELQQQVEICVLSNCTVTEALSTKNTTMTFCGAPVRNGQAPFVSLNDTMGVISGIFCLLRYITKIAYKVPLGLDDLFMLITMLISIACITINTYGLGNSGFGRDLWTLTPTQITDFGRWFYVMAVFYFADQAFLKLTMIFFFLRIFPSENVRKILWITTGITITVGIMYIFLAIFQCRPISYFWTKWDMEHEGSCASINGITWSNGAINIAMDFWIMAIPISQLKKMNMGWGKKLLVGGMFSVGIFVTIMSILRLYATIVAGMSHTNNASWEYLAMSKWSTIEINVGIWCACMPSLRIMFSRLCPKLLGTSKRYLKYGSGKNGKSLGTESSPVKYEDCAAKVINLRPERIVSVTRIGKDSQYRPGIDPSGITCDRTYDVQYGYDDETYLVHMKQMDNKSTNSYQRSDGDFSLNEVAV; via the exons ATGAGGCTGCTGCGTACGTTCTTGGCTGGCCTCGTGGCCTTGCCTATGGCTTTGACCTTTGACGATAAGGCTACTGCTGTCTTGTCTACTTTGCCCAAATGTGCG GCAAAATGTCTGATAACAAATTTGTTAACATCAACATGTGAACTTGAGGATGTGCAGTGCACATGCATGAATACAGAACTTCAGCAACAAGTCGAGATATGCGTCCTGTCTAACTGCACCGTTACAGAAGCCCTGT CCACAAAGAACACGACAATGACATTCTGTGGCGCGCCTGTCCGAAACGGCCAGGCCCCCTTCGTCTCACTCAACGACACAATGGGAGTCATCTCAGGCATCTTCTGTCTGTTGCGATATATTACAAAAATTGCCTACAAAGTTCCCCTCGGCTTGGACGATCTTTTTATGCTTATCACAATGCTCATCTCGATCGCCTGCATCACTATTAACACGTATGGCCTTGGAAATTCCGGTTTCGGAAGGGACCTTTGGACTCTTACACCAACCCAAATCACAGATTTCGGGCGCTGGTTCTATGTTATGGCTGTATTTTACTTTGCAGATCAGGCGTTTTTGAAACTTACCATGatattcttcttccttaGAATTTTCCCCAGCGAGAATGTACGAAAGATCCTCTGGATAACCACAGGAATAACGATTACAGTCGGTATCATGTATATTTTCCTCGCCATTTTCCAGTGTAGGCCTATTAGCTACTTTTGGACCAAGTGGGATATGGAGCATGAGGGCAGTTGTGCCAGTATCAACGGTATCACATGGTCTAATGGTGCAATTAATATTGCTATGGACTTTTGGATCATGGCTATCCCGATTTCTCAGCTAAAGAAGATGAATATGGGTTGGGGCAAGAAGCTGCTTGTTGGTGGCATGTTTAGTGTTGGTATCTT CGTCACAATCATGAGTATCCTCCGCCTCTACGCTACCATTGTAGCTGGCATGAGCCACACCAATAACGCGTCTTGGGAATACCTCGCCATGTCAAAATGGTCCACCATCGAAATCAACGTCGGTATCTGGTGTGCATGCATGCCTTCACTTCGCATCATGTTCTCCCGTCTGTGTCCCAAGTTGCTCGGCACATCTAAGCGATATCTCAAGTACGGCAGTGGCAAGAACGGAAAGTCTTTGGGCACCGAAAGCAGCCCAGTGAAATACGAGGATTGCGCCGCCAAGGTTATCAATCTGCGACCGGAGCGTATCGTTTCCGTTACGAGGATTGGCAAGGACTCTCAATATCGACCGGGCATTGACCCTTCTGGTATCACTTGCGACCGAACATACGACGTGCAGTATGGATACGATGATGAGACGTATCTGGTCCATATGAAGCAGATGGATAACAAGAGTACTAACTCTTATCAGCGATCTGATGGGGATTTCAGTCTGAATGAAGTCGCCGTATAA
- a CDS encoding hypothetical protein (TransMembrane:7 (o23-45i66-87o107-129i141-164o184-209i221-243o263-283i)): MSFPGAAPPPSGVEPNMENPADVLWTINYLTQVLTLVFTTGFVATRFYAKYKVIGGGMSREDVATYVSFILMVGYCVTALIGGQYGMGHNQWEVSPKDLTSFLKCGYAATIFYAPMALGVKLSLLFITIRVFGTVHRKTTIGIYIFIAMLVAYYVSGFFIKIFICRPISSYWMGDMEKCLDQNAIITADAIISVVSDLAILFLPTPLTWSLQLSMRKRLRVIGILCAGGVATGFSIYRLAMILNARDSTNQTLVFTKVILSGNAEAGIGLICACLPSISALLVRRNGYASHGYQSSGPADISRHGEIMMTRSYQVETSKKVQQDPFHLGNDEAGLIASIQANSKSNCSSRARTPESA; the protein is encoded by the exons ATGAGCTTTCCTGGTGCTGCGCCTCCTCCCTCTGGCGTTGAGCCGAATATGGAGAATCCGGCTGATGTTCTCTGGACAATTAATTATCTCACCCAAGTTCTTACCCTTGTTTTCACAACGGGATTTGTTGCAACGCGTTTTTATGCAAAGTATAAAGTTATAGGGGGAGGCATGTCACGAGAGGATG TTGCCACGTATGTTTCTTTTATCTTGATGGTTGGGTACTGTGTCACTGCTCTTATAG GAGGACAATATGGCATGGGTCACAACCAGTGGGAAGTCAGTCCAAAAGATCTAACCTCTTTCTTGAAG TGCGGATATGCAGCTACAATCTTCTACGCCCCAATGGCTTTGGGCGTCAAGCTCTCCCTCCTATTCATAACCATCCGCGTCTTCGGTACTGTTCACAGAAAGACCACAATCGGAATCTACATCTTTATCGCCATGCTAGTCGCATACTATGTGTCCGGCTTTTTCATCAAGATATTTATCTGCAGGCCCATCAGCTCATACTGGATGGGAGACATGGAGAAATGTCTTGACCAGAACGCCATCATTACCGCTGATGCTATCATCAGTGTCGTAAGCGATCTGGCAATTCTGTTCCTACCTACGCCGCTCACCTGGTCATTGCAGCTTTCCATGAGGAAGAGACTGCGTGTCATTGGTATTCTCTGTGCGGGAGGTGTTGCTACAGGCTTTAGTATATATCGGTTGGCAATGATTCTCAATGCTCGAGACTCTACTAATCAGACTCTTGTTTTTACCAAAGTCATTCTCTCCGG TAACGCAGAAGCTGGCATCGGTCTGATATGCGCTTGCCTCCCCTCAATAAGCGCACTTCTTGTTCGACGCAACGGTTACGCTTCTCACGGATATCAGAGTTCTGGACCGGCTGATATCAGCAGACACGGCGAGATTATGATGACGCGGTCATATCAGGTTGAAACGAGCAAGAAGGTGCAACAGGATCCGTTCCACCTTGGAAATGACGAAGCTGGGTTAATTGCAAGCATACAAGCAAATTCTAAGAGCAACTGTTCAAGCCGGGCCAGGACTCCAGAATCAGCATGA
- a CDS encoding hypothetical protein (TransMembrane:1 (i24-40o)), with amino-acid sequence MQSKLCPQIHDKYCCKRRKKKEKMMEFPCMSTFFFLWVVYPQHVSVVIGTEESTSIESFMLHRLNHEPVQSMTSKHYNAISTCRHDS; translated from the exons ATGCAGTCCAAGTTGTGCCCCCAGATTCATGACAAATATTGCTGCAAGAgacgaaagaaaaaagagaaaatgatGGAGTTCCCCTGCATGTCCacgtttttttttctatggGTCGTGTATCCACAGCATGTCAGTGTCGTAATCG GAACGGAAGAATCGACAAGTATCGAATCGTTCATGTTACATCGGCTGAACCATGAGCCAGTGCAGAGTATGACGTCGAAGCATTACAATGCTATATCGACTTGTCGACATGATAG TTGA